A genomic region of Roseateles amylovorans contains the following coding sequences:
- a CDS encoding methyltransferase, whose translation MDLSRFTDEWQMQRQQLFKSVQPEGRTVRYLDKEFLVFPETFWPFADSLPLVRNFRVAPGEQVLDVGTGSGVIGIFACYRGAGRVVALDINPAAVQSATHNARMHGFADTMQVLQSDLFDALGDEQFDVITANLPFRNKPAHDVVAMSQWDTGFKTNTRFFEGVGRHLKPGGRIYFVQSNFGEIEPMRRLAQAAGLSVTELACEATDDSRRQEFFVFEMTRL comes from the coding sequence ATGGACTTGAGTCGCTTTACCGATGAGTGGCAGATGCAGCGACAGCAACTGTTCAAATCCGTGCAGCCTGAAGGCCGGACGGTCCGTTATCTGGACAAGGAGTTCCTGGTCTTTCCCGAGACCTTCTGGCCGTTTGCCGACAGCCTGCCGCTGGTCAGGAACTTCCGTGTGGCGCCGGGCGAGCAGGTGCTCGACGTGGGCACCGGCTCAGGCGTGATCGGCATCTTTGCGTGCTACCGGGGCGCGGGTCGGGTGGTCGCTCTGGACATCAATCCAGCCGCGGTGCAGAGCGCCACCCACAACGCCCGCATGCATGGCTTTGCGGACACGATGCAGGTGTTGCAGTCCGACCTGTTCGACGCGTTGGGGGATGAGCAGTTCGACGTCATCACGGCCAACCTGCCATTCCGGAACAAGCCGGCCCATGATGTGGTGGCCATGTCCCAATGGGACACCGGATTCAAGACCAACACCCGATTCTTCGAAGGTGTGGGGCGGCATCTGAAGCCGGGAGGCCGCATCTATTTCGTGCAATCCAACTTTGGCGAGATCGAGCCTATGAGGCGTCTGGCTCAGGCCGCGGGGCTGAGTGTGACGGAGTTGGCCTGCGAGGCCACCGATGACTCACGTCGTCAGGAGTTCTTCGTTTTTGAGATGACCCGGCTCTGA
- a CDS encoding sensor histidine kinase, with protein sequence MKISHKARIAAVLMFGAMLLIAASIAWANAQVSMAVEQRRHSAEIASALNDMRMVSFEYLLNRRERARLQEKAVWQRLEGLLSQAIDGDDTTAKTLASLRANVEASHNLFVEVDATQAAGTPNNDIQRRFETQLSNRLLIIQQRSLVDAAQMIEDAGVRIDDTQRRVVIVTASGLILMALITAAAVWIFRRDVLNPIAQLEHATRELAAGNWSFELNVTTADELGEMARRFDAMTRALRESFSRIELSNRELVSLNSELESFSYSVSHDLRSPLRSMDGFSLALLEDYGDKLDDEARDSLQRIRGASQRMGRLIDELLGLARVTRAELRIQDVDISAMARDIAADLTRTQPQRQVRWEIEDGIRVQADRELIHIALQNLLDNAWKFTGKTADAVIRVGQRVEGGDRICFVSDNGAGFDMAYADRLFGAFQRLHHESDFPGTGVGLAIVQRVLRRHGWPLWAKAALGTGASFFFRIQEHIDERREQSHPAG encoded by the coding sequence ATGAAGATCAGCCACAAGGCTCGCATCGCCGCGGTGCTCATGTTCGGTGCCATGCTGCTGATCGCCGCCAGCATTGCCTGGGCCAATGCGCAGGTGAGCATGGCGGTCGAGCAGCGTCGCCACAGCGCCGAGATCGCCAGCGCGCTCAACGACATGCGCATGGTCTCCTTCGAATACCTGCTCAACCGTCGAGAGCGGGCCCGATTGCAGGAGAAGGCCGTCTGGCAGCGCCTGGAGGGCCTGCTGTCGCAGGCGATCGATGGCGACGACACCACCGCGAAGACACTGGCATCGCTGCGGGCCAACGTCGAGGCCAGCCACAACCTCTTCGTTGAAGTCGATGCGACCCAGGCCGCCGGCACCCCGAATAACGACATCCAGCGGCGCTTCGAAACGCAATTGTCCAATCGGCTGCTGATCATTCAGCAGCGCAGTCTCGTGGATGCGGCCCAGATGATCGAGGACGCGGGCGTCCGGATCGACGACACCCAACGGCGCGTGGTCATCGTCACGGCGTCGGGGCTGATCTTGATGGCGCTGATCACAGCGGCAGCGGTCTGGATTTTCCGGCGCGATGTGCTCAACCCGATCGCCCAACTGGAGCACGCCACCCGAGAGCTGGCCGCCGGCAACTGGTCCTTCGAGCTGAATGTCACCACGGCCGATGAACTCGGCGAGATGGCACGTCGCTTCGATGCGATGACCCGTGCGCTGCGGGAGTCATTCAGCCGGATCGAGCTCAGCAACCGCGAACTCGTCTCACTGAACAGCGAGCTTGAATCATTCAGCTACTCGGTGTCGCACGATCTCCGCAGCCCGCTGCGGAGCATGGACGGCTTCTCGCTGGCCTTGCTCGAGGACTACGGCGACAAGCTCGACGACGAAGCGCGTGACAGTCTGCAGCGCATCCGGGGGGCCAGCCAGCGCATGGGGCGATTGATCGACGAATTGCTCGGCCTGGCTCGGGTGACCCGGGCCGAGTTGCGAATCCAGGACGTGGACATCAGCGCCATGGCGCGCGACATCGCGGCCGATCTGACCCGCACACAGCCACAGCGTCAGGTGCGCTGGGAGATTGAGGATGGCATCCGGGTCCAGGCGGACCGGGAACTGATCCACATCGCCTTGCAGAACCTGCTCGACAACGCCTGGAAATTCACCGGAAAGACCGCCGACGCCGTCATCCGCGTGGGTCAGCGCGTCGAGGGCGGCGACCGAATCTGCTTCGTCTCCGACAACGGTGCAGGCTTTGACATGGCCTATGCCGATCGATTGTTTGGTGCCTTCCAACGCCTCCACCACGAAAGCGATTTTCCGGGCACCGGGGTGGGCCTGGCGATCGTGCAGCGGGTGCTGCGCCGTCATGGCTGGCCGCTCTGGGCCAAGGCGGCCCTCGGCACCGGGGCCAGTTTCTTCTTCCGTATCCAGGAGCACATTGATGAACGACGAGAGCAAAGTCATCCTGCTGGTTGA
- a CDS encoding hybrid sensor histidine kinase/response regulator translates to MNEAQRIRVLAIEDSENDVRLAMRLLRRAGFEPEVQRVQDLPALQSALVEGPWDAVISDFSMPGFSGLEALNAFQTTGLDIPFIFVSGTIGEETAVLAMKAGASDYVMKDNMSRLAPVLERELVQSARRAAHREAEAELRRFEQQLAEAQKMESLGTLAGGIAHDFNNILSAILGNVELARGHLGPGHPVLTLLGEIQKSSLRARDMVRQILTFSRRESQQLRHVALHPIINETHGLLRVTLPAGVDLELSLSEEPLHVNGDATQLQQVLMNLSTNAWHALPGEVGKIVIGLDEVELDAATARGLSGLLAGPHAHLWVSDTGIGMDEATRKRIFEPFFTTKPTGKGTGLGLSVVHGIVVAHQGSIAVDSTPGQGSTFHLYLPIVQSPAPTAYVHPSHDELIRGNSEHVIYLDDDETVSLVVVGLLERAGYRCSSFTDSAAAVAAIAASPDAVDLFVTDYNMPGRTGLDVAREVALIRPALPIVISSGMITDDLRERAAEAGICAVLEKEDTFRDMTNLVRQVLASKT, encoded by the coding sequence ATGAATGAAGCACAGCGGATCCGGGTGCTGGCCATCGAGGACTCGGAGAACGATGTCCGCCTGGCCATGAGACTGTTGCGTCGGGCCGGATTCGAGCCGGAGGTGCAGCGGGTCCAGGATCTGCCCGCACTGCAGTCGGCGCTGGTCGAAGGCCCCTGGGACGCAGTGATTTCCGACTTCAGCATGCCCGGCTTCAGCGGGCTGGAGGCGCTCAATGCCTTCCAGACGACAGGGCTGGACATTCCCTTCATCTTCGTCTCCGGCACGATCGGCGAGGAGACGGCGGTCCTGGCAATGAAGGCCGGCGCCAGCGATTACGTGATGAAGGACAACATGAGCCGGCTGGCACCCGTGCTGGAGCGCGAACTGGTTCAGTCCGCCCGCCGCGCGGCCCATCGCGAGGCAGAGGCCGAGCTGAGACGCTTTGAGCAGCAACTGGCCGAAGCGCAGAAGATGGAGTCCCTCGGCACCCTCGCCGGCGGCATCGCCCACGACTTCAACAACATCCTCAGCGCCATTCTTGGCAATGTCGAATTGGCTCGCGGCCACCTCGGCCCGGGTCACCCGGTGCTGACGCTGCTGGGCGAGATCCAGAAGTCCAGCCTTCGGGCGCGCGACATGGTCCGTCAGATCCTGACCTTCAGCCGTCGCGAGTCCCAGCAATTGCGCCATGTGGCCCTGCATCCCATCATCAATGAGACACACGGGCTGCTGCGGGTGACGCTGCCCGCCGGCGTCGACCTCGAATTGAGCCTGAGTGAGGAGCCCCTGCACGTCAACGGCGACGCCACCCAACTCCAGCAGGTGCTGATGAACCTGAGCACCAATGCCTGGCATGCCCTGCCGGGCGAGGTGGGCAAGATCGTGATCGGTCTCGATGAGGTGGAGCTCGACGCGGCCACGGCCCGGGGGCTGTCGGGCTTGCTTGCTGGGCCCCATGCGCACCTGTGGGTCAGCGACACCGGCATCGGCATGGACGAAGCGACACGCAAGCGGATCTTCGAACCCTTCTTCACGACCAAACCCACCGGCAAGGGAACCGGGCTGGGGCTGTCCGTCGTGCATGGCATCGTGGTCGCGCACCAGGGCAGCATCGCGGTGGACAGCACGCCTGGACAGGGCAGCACCTTCCATCTCTACCTGCCGATCGTTCAATCACCAGCGCCGACCGCCTACGTTCATCCCAGCCATGACGAGCTCATTCGCGGGAACAGCGAGCATGTGATCTACCTGGACGATGATGAGACGGTGTCGCTGGTGGTCGTCGGCCTGCTTGAACGCGCCGGCTACCGCTGCAGCAGCTTCACCGACTCTGCTGCAGCGGTCGCCGCCATTGCCGCGTCACCGGATGCCGTGGACCTGTTCGTGACGGACTACAACATGCCCGGGCGCACCGGTCTGGACGTTGCGCGCGAGGTTGCCTTGATCCGTCCTGCACTGCCCATCGTGATCAGCTCCGGCATGATCACCGATGACCTGCGGGAGCGGGCCGCGGAGGCGGGCATCTGCGCGGTACTCGAAAAGGAAGACACCTTCCGCGACATGACCAACCTGGTACGACAGGTATTGGCTTCGAAAACATGA
- a CDS encoding S-layer protein → MTNVRIDSKARRGRFLSPLPLTGLLGLLGLATLAACGGGGGSSGTEPEAGAWTTGDLHVHTVQSDDSRTTQTLDFVLGKAFATHGLDWMAVTNHLRSSKYDNNGTLLAAPVAFGYGMDAYELPRVKALQSAGTYDKKLIFSGFEWDTPTHDHMGIGIFDGSATLTSSARAAQEFQYVFTTGDESLFKAEDVARWKAKYSQRTNTTAADALKGIAWLKENYPDSSYALINHPSRNPGKYTIADFRQMNDLAPKIVFAIEGMVGNQMEPDRGGYTSAYIDANKPNRTYGGTDYVVAQLGGVWDALLGEGRRIWNVANSDSHFEIDAAGNSSGYYPGEYAKNYVWQSKDSVGMAGLLNSLRAGRSFGVFGDLINALDFTASGSAGTAAMGQELVANAGQTVTVKIRFKSPPVNNYQRPVNSGNTGNMVPKVHHVDLIVGDVGAKAVPGTPAYDVATNPSTRVLKRFTSADWTLGSDGYYSITTTLTASKSQYFRLRGTNLAEDVAGLSAGGEPLADPRVSTTDNATRHDQINDRNYGSLWFYSNPIFVSVK, encoded by the coding sequence GTGACGAACGTCCGCATTGACTCCAAGGCCCGGCGTGGCCGTTTCCTTTCTCCGTTGCCCCTGACCGGCCTGCTGGGGCTGCTCGGCCTGGCGACACTGGCCGCCTGCGGCGGCGGCGGCGGCAGCAGCGGCACCGAGCCTGAAGCCGGCGCCTGGACGACCGGCGATCTGCATGTCCACACCGTGCAATCGGATGACTCGCGCACCACGCAGACCTTGGACTTCGTGCTGGGCAAGGCCTTCGCGACCCACGGCCTGGACTGGATGGCGGTGACCAATCACCTGCGTTCGTCCAAGTACGACAACAACGGCACTCTGCTGGCTGCGCCGGTGGCCTTTGGCTACGGCATGGATGCCTACGAGCTGCCCCGCGTCAAGGCGCTGCAAAGTGCCGGCACCTATGACAAGAAGCTGATCTTCTCCGGCTTCGAGTGGGACACGCCCACCCATGACCACATGGGCATCGGCATCTTCGACGGCAGCGCCACGCTGACCAGCTCGGCCCGCGCCGCCCAGGAATTCCAGTACGTCTTCACCACCGGTGACGAGTCTCTGTTCAAGGCAGAGGACGTGGCCCGCTGGAAGGCCAAATACAGCCAGCGCACCAACACCACGGCGGCGGATGCGCTCAAGGGCATCGCCTGGCTCAAGGAGAACTATCCGGACAGCAGCTATGCGTTGATCAATCATCCGTCGCGCAATCCCGGCAAATACACCATTGCCGACTTCCGGCAGATGAATGACCTGGCCCCGAAGATCGTGTTCGCGATTGAAGGCATGGTCGGCAATCAAATGGAGCCAGACCGCGGCGGCTATACCTCCGCCTACATTGATGCCAACAAACCCAATCGCACCTACGGCGGCACCGACTACGTGGTGGCGCAGCTCGGCGGCGTGTGGGACGCGTTGCTGGGCGAGGGACGCCGCATCTGGAACGTCGCCAACTCGGACTCGCACTTCGAGATCGATGCCGCCGGCAACAGCAGCGGCTACTACCCCGGCGAGTATGCGAAGAACTACGTCTGGCAGTCCAAGGACAGTGTGGGCATGGCCGGCCTGCTGAACAGCCTGCGCGCGGGTCGCAGCTTCGGCGTCTTCGGCGACCTGATCAATGCGCTGGACTTCACCGCGAGCGGCAGCGCCGGCACGGCCGCCATGGGGCAGGAGCTGGTGGCGAACGCGGGCCAGACCGTCACGGTCAAGATCCGTTTCAAGAGCCCGCCGGTCAACAACTACCAGCGTCCGGTGAACAGCGGCAATACCGGCAACATGGTGCCGAAGGTGCATCACGTCGATCTGATCGTGGGCGATGTGGGCGCCAAGGCCGTACCCGGCACGCCGGCCTATGACGTGGCGACGAATCCGTCGACCCGCGTCCTGAAGCGCTTCACCAGTGCGGACTGGACCTTGGGATCGGACGGCTACTACAGCATCACCACCACGCTGACGGCGAGCAAGAGCCAGTACTTCCGGCTGCGTGGCACCAACCTGGCCGAGGATGTGGCCGGCCTGAGCGCTGGCGGCGAGCCGCTGGCCGACCCGCGGGTGAGCACCACCGACAACGCGACGCGGCATGACCAGATCAATGACCGCAACTATGGCAGCCTGTGGTTCTATTCGAACCCGATCTTTGTGAGCGTGAAGTAG
- a CDS encoding response regulator: MNDESKVILLVEDNPDDVALTMRAFKRSHLMNPVVVARDGVEALDYLFARGAHAGRAGSALPTLAILDLKLPRLDGLGVLKALRADPRTALLPTVILTSSKEEQDVVSGYKLGANSYVRKPVDFAEFVEAVKVLGIYWLALNQMPPWPTSP; this comes from the coding sequence ATGAACGACGAGAGCAAAGTCATCCTGCTGGTTGAAGACAACCCGGACGACGTCGCGCTGACGATGCGGGCCTTCAAGCGCAGCCATCTGATGAACCCGGTGGTCGTGGCCCGCGATGGCGTGGAGGCGCTGGATTACCTCTTCGCCCGGGGCGCGCACGCTGGTCGAGCCGGGTCGGCCCTGCCCACGTTGGCCATCCTCGATCTGAAGCTGCCCCGGCTCGACGGGCTGGGCGTCCTCAAGGCACTTCGTGCGGACCCTCGCACTGCCCTGCTGCCGACGGTCATCCTGACCTCGTCGAAGGAAGAACAGGACGTCGTGTCGGGCTACAAGCTCGGTGCCAACAGCTATGTGCGCAAGCCCGTGGACTTCGCCGAGTTTGTCGAGGCAGTCAAGGTGCTCGGCATCTATTGGCTGGCGCTCAATCAAATGCCACCGTGGCCCACCTCGCCATGA
- a CDS encoding sulfotransferase gives MDSFLLAIKSRRDVPSSELDLLVRRVVVILSSSRCGSSLFKEALSQHPRIASLDGELDPLLALSGNGFNQNSDSDCLEWVANTAELTSSIMDELSFVSTELLDHESLLRKWKNRLLLQFPTHFLRADAAQGLEQSLEVALSQIDRHDCRSEAELQALILATVFHDEPWRIGYYDGSARPAAGLYFDEPVKIEEPPFVVPTLRRRRFGLADLGNSVLLFKSPSDAYRIGTYEQLFPNAKVTYIHLTRGFAQSVNGLMDGWLYPLGFFSHDLSKIGCQLAIRGYSDVVPFGGKWWKFDLPRNWRHYTRGRLENVCLNQWYSAQDAILQSGVCSLRVSFEQFMADPAAVLGSITDHLGLPAMTLPGELPVKMATEAPRARRWQKRSDLILQLAQRAEVREMMSRLGYTMEPDTWV, from the coding sequence GTGGACAGCTTTCTTCTGGCCATCAAGTCGCGCCGGGACGTTCCGAGTTCCGAGCTCGATTTGCTGGTACGCCGCGTGGTGGTCATCTTGTCGAGTTCCCGCTGCGGGTCGAGTCTCTTCAAGGAAGCGCTCTCTCAGCATCCGCGCATTGCCTCGCTGGACGGTGAGCTGGATCCGCTGCTGGCGCTGTCCGGCAATGGCTTCAATCAGAACTCGGACAGCGATTGCCTCGAGTGGGTGGCCAACACGGCGGAGCTGACTAGCAGCATCATGGACGAACTTTCATTCGTCTCGACAGAGCTGCTGGACCATGAGTCGCTGCTGAGGAAGTGGAAGAACCGGCTGCTGCTGCAGTTTCCCACGCACTTCCTGAGGGCTGATGCCGCGCAAGGCCTGGAGCAATCGCTGGAGGTCGCGTTGAGCCAGATCGACCGTCATGACTGCCGCAGCGAGGCCGAGCTTCAGGCGTTGATCCTCGCCACCGTGTTCCACGACGAGCCCTGGCGCATCGGCTACTACGACGGCAGCGCAAGGCCGGCTGCGGGCCTCTATTTCGACGAGCCTGTGAAGATCGAAGAGCCGCCGTTCGTGGTGCCCACGCTGAGACGCCGTCGCTTCGGTCTGGCCGATCTCGGTAATTCCGTGCTGCTGTTCAAGTCCCCGTCCGATGCCTATCGGATTGGCACCTACGAGCAGCTCTTTCCCAATGCGAAGGTGACCTACATCCACCTGACGCGCGGCTTCGCGCAGTCCGTCAACGGCCTGATGGACGGTTGGCTCTACCCGCTGGGGTTCTTCTCTCACGATCTCAGCAAGATCGGCTGCCAGCTTGCCATTCGCGGCTATTCGGATGTGGTGCCATTCGGCGGCAAATGGTGGAAGTTCGATCTGCCTCGCAATTGGAGACATTACACGCGCGGCAGGTTGGAGAACGTCTGTCTGAACCAGTGGTACTCCGCGCAGGATGCCATTCTACAAAGTGGTGTCTGCAGCCTGCGCGTGTCTTTCGAGCAGTTCATGGCCGACCCCGCCGCGGTGCTGGGATCGATCACCGACCACCTGGGATTGCCCGCCATGACCTTGCCAGGCGAGCTTCCTGTGAAGATGGCGACCGAGGCACCGCGTGCCCGACGCTGGCAAAAGCGTAGCGATTTGATTCTGCAATTGGCGCAGCGGGCCGAGGTGCGAGAAATGATGAGCCGGTTGGGCTACACCATGGAGCCGGACACATGGGTATGA
- a CDS encoding ABC transporter substrate-binding protein has product MLAAWFGLSRRSAAPPPVTEQLSIALPQAPHAGLIHLADAKGLFQAYGLSVTVLPQIHGKAALAEVLRGGADLAASADVPLVIEVLKDAPLSIVTTVATASNELAVLARRDRAINSPADLQQRRVGVTLGTSGEYFLWAFMVRHRLAPQSLVLVDLPPGRLVAALRDGSVDAIAAWQPVRHEAEQALSSVIASFTAPDAYAQKYAVVGRSDFLTSRGEALRRLMRALLEAEHFAETEPLEAKRLLASRLKLSPDALEPAWQALDLGVDQQQDQLITLEDVATWAMARGYVPAQPMPNFLAHLNLDALQAVRPGRVTVVR; this is encoded by the coding sequence ATGCTCGCTGCCTGGTTCGGCCTGAGCCGCCGCTCCGCCGCCCCACCCCCCGTCACCGAACAGCTCTCGATCGCGCTGCCACAGGCGCCGCACGCCGGACTCATCCACCTTGCGGATGCCAAAGGGCTGTTTCAGGCGTACGGTCTGTCGGTGACCGTGCTGCCGCAAATTCATGGCAAAGCCGCGCTGGCAGAAGTGCTGCGTGGCGGCGCCGATCTTGCAGCCTCGGCCGACGTTCCCCTGGTCATCGAGGTGCTCAAAGATGCGCCGCTGAGCATCGTGACGACGGTAGCCACCGCCTCCAATGAGCTGGCGGTGCTCGCCCGCCGCGACCGCGCGATCAACTCGCCCGCAGACCTGCAGCAGCGACGGGTGGGCGTCACGCTGGGCACCAGCGGTGAATACTTCCTCTGGGCCTTCATGGTGCGCCATCGCCTGGCGCCGCAGTCGCTGGTGCTCGTCGACCTGCCGCCGGGTCGCCTGGTCGCTGCCTTGCGTGACGGCAGCGTGGATGCCATCGCGGCCTGGCAGCCTGTGCGGCACGAAGCGGAGCAGGCCTTGTCGAGCGTCATCGCCTCGTTCACCGCGCCGGATGCCTACGCCCAGAAATATGCCGTCGTGGGTCGCAGCGACTTCCTCACCAGCCGTGGCGAGGCCTTGCGCCGATTGATGCGGGCCCTGCTGGAGGCCGAGCACTTTGCAGAGACCGAACCCCTGGAGGCGAAGCGCTTGCTGGCCAGCCGCCTGAAATTGAGTCCCGACGCCCTGGAGCCCGCCTGGCAGGCCTTGGATCTGGGGGTGGACCAGCAACAGGATCAACTGATCACGCTCGAAGACGTGGCGACCTGGGCCATGGCCCGCGGCTACGTGCCCGCCCAGCCCATGCCGAACTTCCTGGCTCACCTCAACCTCGACGCGCTCCAGGCGGTGCGACCGGGGCGGGTGACGGTGGTGAGATGA
- a CDS encoding hemerythrin domain-containing protein, whose amino-acid sequence MRLDELYSGPGVGFEAPMAMLAACHDRVRRTLDLIVRLQSHLAAQGVTDQARSAATDILRYFDIAGPSHHEDEARHVLPRLRESGLPDLQALADRLHDDHDAMQQDWQLLRNTLIAIRDGGTPVWPTDLAHRYVSRYRAHLALEEQVAFPAASHGLDAADEAAMGREMAQRRLG is encoded by the coding sequence GTGAGACTCGATGAGCTGTATTCCGGCCCCGGCGTGGGCTTTGAGGCGCCGATGGCGATGCTGGCGGCCTGCCACGACCGCGTGCGTCGCACCTTGGACCTGATCGTCCGCCTGCAGTCGCACCTCGCCGCGCAAGGCGTGACCGATCAGGCCCGCAGTGCCGCCACCGACATCCTTCGCTACTTCGACATCGCCGGCCCCTCGCATCACGAGGATGAAGCGCGCCACGTGCTGCCGCGCCTGCGTGAAAGCGGCCTGCCAGACCTGCAGGCACTGGCTGATCGGCTGCATGACGACCACGACGCGATGCAGCAGGATTGGCAGCTGCTGCGGAACACGCTGATCGCGATCCGCGACGGCGGGACCCCGGTGTGGCCGACCGATCTGGCGCATCGGTATGTGTCGCGATACCGCGCGCACTTGGCGCTGGAAGAGCAGGTGGCCTTTCCCGCAGCGAGCCATGGCCTGGACGCCGCTGATGAGGCGGCGATGGGCCGGGAGATGGCCCAGCGGCGCCTGGGCTGA
- a CDS encoding LysR family transcriptional regulator: MDKFQEMRAFAAVVDSGSFVKAAQALETSKTAVSRLVGELEERLGVRLLHRTTRRLSLTEEGEVFLERCKELLEGLEAAEAEITAHAGEAIGLLRANVPVSFGMAYLAALWPAFMQLHPKVALEISLSERVVDLVEEGYDLAVRIAQLPSSSLVSRKLASTRLVLCASPEYLARRGTPTHPAELSAHEVLAYNLLATGDQWQFDGPNGPVTVKVSPRMRTNSGVTCCAAARQGRGLVLQPTFLVGEDLLSGALVEVLPEYRSIELGVYVVYPSRKHLSPKVRAAIDFLAEAFRQPAWPA; encoded by the coding sequence ATGGACAAGTTCCAGGAAATGCGCGCGTTCGCGGCGGTCGTGGACAGTGGCAGCTTTGTGAAGGCGGCGCAGGCGCTGGAGACCTCCAAGACAGCGGTGTCGCGGCTGGTGGGGGAGTTGGAAGAGCGACTGGGCGTGCGGCTGCTGCACCGCACGACGCGCCGGCTGTCGCTGACCGAAGAGGGTGAGGTGTTTCTGGAGCGGTGCAAGGAGTTGCTGGAGGGCCTGGAGGCGGCCGAGGCGGAAATCACTGCCCATGCGGGCGAGGCGATCGGCCTGTTGCGAGCGAATGTGCCGGTGAGCTTTGGCATGGCCTACCTGGCGGCGTTGTGGCCGGCCTTCATGCAACTGCATCCCAAGGTGGCGCTGGAGATCTCCCTGTCCGAACGGGTGGTAGATCTGGTGGAGGAGGGCTACGACCTGGCCGTGCGGATTGCCCAGTTGCCCAGTTCTTCGCTGGTCTCGCGCAAGCTGGCCAGCACCCGCCTGGTGCTGTGCGCGTCGCCGGAGTATCTGGCGCGCCGGGGCACGCCGACCCATCCGGCCGAGCTGTCCGCCCATGAGGTGCTCGCCTACAACCTGCTGGCCACTGGCGACCAATGGCAGTTCGATGGCCCCAACGGACCGGTGACGGTGAAGGTCTCGCCCCGGATGCGCACCAACAGCGGCGTCACCTGCTGCGCCGCTGCGCGCCAAGGGCGTGGTCTGGTGCTGCAGCCGACCTTCCTCGTCGGCGAAGACCTGCTCTCCGGCGCGCTGGTGGAGGTGCTGCCGGAGTACCGCTCCATCGAACTGGGCGTGTATGTCGTGTATCCCAGTCGCAAGCACCTCTCGCCGAAGGTGCGCGCCGCGATCGATTTTCTCGCCGAGGCCTTTCGGCAACCGGCCTGGCCGGCTTGA
- a CDS encoding NADPH-dependent F420 reductase, whose protein sequence is MQITVIGAGNMGGAFVKQLVRAGHQVKVTARSAVKAEQVAAAHPGATAVALQGAADGADAVVLATGYADAVEALRGVGALQGKPVIDITNPLTADFMGLTLGHTTSAAEEIAKAVPGAEIVKGFNTVFAQVLAEGADFGNGRKVDVFLASDSAAAKQTARSLAESMGFHVVDAGGLKNARYLEPVAGFNIYLGYGAGLGTAIAPVWIHKA, encoded by the coding sequence ATGCAAATCACTGTGATCGGCGCCGGCAACATGGGCGGAGCCTTCGTCAAGCAACTCGTCCGGGCAGGCCATCAAGTCAAGGTGACCGCGCGCAGTGCGGTCAAGGCGGAGCAAGTCGCCGCGGCCCATCCGGGCGCCACTGCGGTCGCGCTCCAAGGCGCTGCCGACGGCGCGGATGCCGTCGTGCTGGCCACCGGCTACGCCGATGCGGTCGAGGCACTGCGAGGCGTGGGGGCGCTGCAAGGCAAGCCCGTCATCGACATCACCAACCCGCTCACCGCCGACTTCATGGGTCTGACCCTGGGTCACACCACCTCAGCCGCGGAAGAAATTGCCAAGGCCGTGCCTGGCGCCGAGATCGTCAAGGGCTTCAACACCGTCTTCGCCCAGGTGTTGGCCGAGGGCGCCGATTTCGGCAACGGCCGCAAGGTCGATGTTTTCCTGGCCAGCGACAGTGCCGCTGCAAAGCAGACCGCTCGCAGCCTCGCCGAAAGCATGGGCTTCCATGTCGTCGATGCCGGCGGCCTGAAGAACGCCCGCTACCTGGAGCCGGTGGCCGGCTTCAACATCTACCTGGGCTACGGCGCCGGCTTGGGCACCGCCATCGCACCGGTGTGGATCCACAAGGCCTGA